One Nitrospira sp. genomic region harbors:
- a CDS encoding hemerythrin domain-containing protein: MANHTDADAKVTIITLMLREDHQKIAQLFHQFNETPSANEKRTIVTEAIAALEVHATLEEELIYPAWQQYIDTRDLMNEAFEEHHLLGVLIKEIKYMDPENERYNAKFRVLSEHVTRHINEEEAKIFPRAERAQLDWDHLAQHVLRRRQMLEQKDPWILGVPVSFSSRATRGAARAALPGRSGG; encoded by the coding sequence ATGGCTAATCATACTGATGCGGATGCCAAGGTGACCATTATCACGTTGATGCTCCGCGAAGATCACCAGAAAATCGCGCAGCTGTTCCATCAGTTCAATGAAACACCGAGTGCCAATGAGAAGCGCACCATCGTGACGGAAGCGATCGCAGCACTAGAGGTCCATGCAACCCTCGAAGAGGAGCTGATTTACCCTGCGTGGCAGCAATATATAGACACTCGCGATCTTATGAACGAAGCCTTCGAGGAACATCATCTCCTTGGTGTATTGATCAAAGAGATCAAGTATATGGACCCGGAGAACGAGCGGTACAATGCCAAGTTTCGGGTCCTCAGCGAGCATGTCACACGACATATCAATGAGGAAGAGGCGAAAATATTTCCCCGAGCAGAACGGGCTCAACTGGACTGGGACCATCTGGCGCAGCATGTGTTACGGCGGCGTCAAATGTTAGAGCAAAAGGACCCTTGGATCTTGGGAGTGCCCGTGTCTTTCAGCTCCCGCGCAACACGCGGTGCAGCCCGTGCGGCCTTGCCCGGTAGATCGGGGGGCTGA
- a CDS encoding AI-2E family transporter has translation MGAVLARIPGVGGVSQELVGHLVVTGSGQIESSLLEGGKAVSAFLLSQGVDFAKNALLLGTDFLVMLFTLFFVFRDGPQLSDTIVRALPMEREHKVKIFERLNTTIKAVVRGTLLTAVAQGVTAGAAYALLDVPFAVFLGALSGLLSLLPVGGTALVWGPVSLYLLLSGAVTKGLILIGVGVGLVGLMDNLLQPLLVGGHARLPVLPLFLASFGGLAYFGFLGLFLGPLILALVLETFTIYRDDYQLQEDIVIIDGVTNPRDDPRVLHELTGKTL, from the coding sequence GTGGGGGCTGTGTTGGCCAGAATCCCCGGGGTGGGCGGGGTGAGCCAGGAGCTGGTGGGCCATCTCGTCGTGACCGGCAGCGGCCAGATCGAGTCGTCCCTCCTGGAGGGCGGGAAGGCAGTCAGCGCGTTTCTGCTTTCCCAAGGGGTGGATTTTGCCAAAAATGCGCTGCTCCTGGGCACGGACTTTCTCGTCATGCTCTTCACGCTTTTCTTCGTATTTCGCGACGGCCCTCAATTGTCCGACACGATTGTCCGTGCGCTTCCCATGGAACGTGAGCACAAAGTGAAGATCTTCGAGCGGCTCAATACGACGATCAAGGCCGTCGTAAGAGGGACTCTGTTGACCGCCGTTGCCCAGGGTGTGACGGCTGGGGCGGCCTACGCTCTATTGGACGTGCCTTTCGCCGTATTTTTGGGCGCCTTGTCCGGCCTCCTCTCGTTGTTGCCTGTCGGGGGGACGGCCCTGGTCTGGGGGCCGGTCTCACTGTATCTCTTACTCAGCGGCGCCGTGACCAAAGGCCTCATCCTGATCGGCGTCGGAGTCGGCCTGGTCGGCCTCATGGACAACCTGCTGCAGCCGCTCCTGGTGGGTGGACACGCTCGCCTTCCGGTGCTCCCCCTGTTCTTAGCATCGTTCGGGGGGCTCGCCTATTTTGGATTCCTTGGTCTGTTTCTCGGCCCTCTGATTCTCGCCCTTGTGCTCGAAACGTTTACGATCTATCGGGACGACTATCAGCTGCAAGAGGACATTGTGATCATCGACGGCGTGACGAATCCCCGCGACGATCCTCGAGTGCTTCATGAATTGACCGGAAAAACTTTGTGA
- a CDS encoding phage holin family protein, with product MAQAQDRGRSWVETAVVGLFGDLRTLVRQEMVLAQHEVQYEIGKILKAVVWFGMAAGLALTGSVVVAAAAVLMLVEFTGLPAWACAGIVSVVALGGAWGLMAAGLRVAKSVRLVPFRAVRTVVDDLKGMAERVCMRWTSI from the coding sequence ATGGCACAAGCACAGGACAGAGGTCGATCGTGGGTTGAAACAGCGGTGGTGGGACTCTTCGGAGATCTTCGTACTCTCGTGCGGCAGGAAATGGTCTTGGCGCAACACGAGGTGCAGTACGAGATCGGAAAAATCCTCAAGGCGGTTGTGTGGTTCGGGATGGCCGCAGGACTCGCTCTGACCGGATCGGTCGTGGTGGCCGCGGCCGCGGTGCTGATGCTTGTGGAGTTTACGGGCCTGCCTGCATGGGCCTGTGCCGGAATTGTGAGCGTCGTGGCCTTAGGAGGGGCGTGGGGACTGATGGCCGCGGGGCTGCGTGTCGCCAAGTCCGTTCGCCTCGTTCCCTTCCGGGCCGTGCGAACAGTCGTGGACGATCTGAAGGGGATGGCAGAGCGGGTGTGTATGCGCTGGACCTCAATTTAG
- a CDS encoding BON domain-containing protein — MYHAVIGTIVGLSLMVLTGCESMTGKTAGQNIDDAGITAAVQGKLTGDKLSNFSRINVDTERSVVTLTGTVRSVEEKSRVDDLARQVNGVRNVNNNLSIQSLSMSNP, encoded by the coding sequence ATGTATCACGCTGTAATAGGGACGATTGTCGGTCTCAGTCTCATGGTTCTCACGGGCTGCGAGTCCATGACCGGGAAAACGGCCGGCCAGAATATTGACGATGCTGGGATTACTGCGGCTGTGCAGGGAAAGTTAACCGGCGATAAATTATCTAATTTTTCGCGTATCAATGTGGACACTGAGCGGAGCGTGGTCACGTTGACCGGGACCGTCCGTTCCGTCGAGGAGAAGTCGCGCGTGGATGACCTCGCGCGCCAAGTCAACGGAGTCAGGAATGTAAACAATAATTTGTCAATTCAGTCTTTGTCTATGAGCAATCCTTAA
- a CDS encoding YtxH domain-containing protein gives MGSSDAQESGTLSVFIAGTLLGAGIALLLAPRSGAEMRGLLRDYASRAKDQLDEAIDQGTEAYDGAMERGHQVVEKGKESLREAGRQVKSYTEAGTKAVRDTQDELASQHR, from the coding sequence ATGGGATCATCAGACGCGCAGGAATCAGGAACCTTATCGGTATTTATCGCCGGGACTCTACTGGGAGCAGGAATTGCGCTGCTTCTAGCACCCCGGTCAGGTGCAGAGATGCGAGGGCTTCTGCGCGATTATGCGTCGCGCGCCAAGGATCAGCTGGACGAGGCCATCGATCAAGGAACGGAAGCGTATGACGGCGCGATGGAGCGCGGTCACCAGGTCGTGGAGAAGGGAAAAGAATCGCTGCGTGAAGCCGGCCGCCAGGTGAAGAGCTATACCGAGGCTGGGACGAAGGCAGTCAGAGATACGCAGGACGAACTCGCGTCACAGCATAGGTAG
- the xth gene encoding exodeoxyribonuclease III has product MKIATFNVNSLRKRLPIVLDWLAQQKPDVLCLQETKVQDSEFPLLGLAPSGYHITFRGMKSYNGVAILSRKQPEAVFHGFDDGGESEDARLLRVVIDGIPIVNTYVPQGFEIDSPKYQYKLGWYDRLRKYFEKHLSPGEPAIWCGDMNVAPRPMDVHSPEKHLKHVCYHEDARKAYERTLAWGFQDVFVKLYPDRQQYTFWDYRAPSSLEANKGWRIDHILATAPLVEKCTRVDVDVEPRRAKDPSDHTFLWAEFSV; this is encoded by the coding sequence ATGAAAATCGCAACGTTCAACGTCAACTCGCTCCGCAAACGGCTTCCGATCGTGTTGGATTGGCTTGCCCAGCAGAAGCCTGATGTCTTGTGCCTCCAAGAAACCAAAGTGCAGGACAGCGAGTTCCCGTTGTTGGGTCTGGCCCCCTCTGGTTATCACATCACGTTTCGTGGGATGAAATCGTACAACGGCGTGGCCATCTTGAGCCGGAAGCAGCCGGAGGCGGTGTTCCATGGATTCGACGATGGCGGTGAATCGGAGGATGCCCGGCTGCTCAGAGTCGTGATCGACGGAATTCCGATCGTCAATACGTACGTGCCTCAGGGCTTTGAAATCGATTCGCCCAAGTATCAATACAAGCTGGGGTGGTATGACCGGCTGAGAAAGTACTTCGAGAAACATCTGTCTCCCGGCGAGCCGGCCATCTGGTGCGGCGACATGAACGTGGCGCCTCGTCCCATGGATGTGCACAGTCCGGAGAAGCACCTCAAGCATGTCTGTTATCACGAGGATGCGCGGAAGGCCTACGAGCGAACACTGGCGTGGGGATTTCAGGACGTGTTTGTGAAGCTGTATCCGGACCGGCAGCAATATACGTTTTGGGATTATCGGGCGCCGAGTTCGTTAGAGGCGAATAAAGGCTGGCGCATCGATCATATCCTGGCGACGGCACCGCTGGTGGAGAAGTGCACGAGGGTTGACGTGGACGTCGAGCCGCGGCGAGCGAAAGACCCATCAGATCATACGTTTCTCTGGGCAGAGTTTTCGGTCTAA
- a CDS encoding LysR substrate-binding domain-containing protein: protein MTFTELRYLVALAQDRHFGRASERCCVSQPALSLAIQKLEDELGTMIFERRKHHITLTVLGERIVQQAQRVLEEADQIRVIAAQGKDQLVGPLRFGAIATVGPYVLPDLVPLLNKRAPLMPLEIEENLTLHLVAMLKSGKLDVIMIALPLEESGIVTRALYDEPFKALVPVGHPWQKKKSIDSRQLGAEKVILPHAGHCFRQQVLDACPELSRSDAEGWQGNSLETIRQMVASGLGITVLPCSALTTKHENKRLVAIDLAKPVPGRRIGLAWRRGFTRPQVVDAVSDAVRALKIPGLKHVASEGR from the coding sequence ATGACGTTCACGGAACTTCGCTATCTTGTCGCGCTGGCTCAGGATCGGCATTTTGGCCGCGCTTCCGAACGATGCTGCGTGAGCCAACCTGCTCTGAGCTTGGCGATCCAGAAGCTGGAGGACGAGCTCGGGACGATGATCTTTGAGCGGCGCAAGCATCACATCACGTTGACTGTCTTGGGTGAGCGAATTGTTCAGCAAGCCCAGCGCGTGTTGGAAGAAGCCGATCAGATTCGAGTGATTGCCGCTCAGGGGAAAGATCAGCTGGTCGGCCCGCTCCGTTTCGGTGCCATTGCGACGGTCGGACCCTACGTCCTGCCGGATCTTGTCCCTCTGCTGAACAAGCGTGCCCCACTGATGCCGCTGGAGATCGAAGAAAATTTGACACTTCATCTGGTGGCCATGCTGAAGAGCGGGAAGCTCGATGTGATTATGATCGCGCTGCCGTTGGAGGAGTCCGGAATCGTCACGCGGGCCTTGTATGATGAACCGTTTAAAGCCCTCGTCCCTGTCGGCCATCCGTGGCAGAAAAAGAAGTCAATCGATTCGCGCCAACTGGGGGCGGAGAAAGTCATCTTGCCGCATGCCGGGCATTGCTTCCGGCAGCAAGTGCTGGATGCTTGTCCCGAGCTGAGCCGATCCGATGCTGAGGGATGGCAAGGGAACTCTCTGGAGACGATTCGCCAAATGGTTGCCTCAGGACTGGGGATTACCGTGTTGCCGTGCAGCGCGTTGACAACGAAACACGAGAACAAGCGGCTGGTTGCGATCGATTTGGCGAAGCCGGTCCCAGGCCGGCGGATCGGATTGGCCTGGCGGAGAGGATTTACTCGTCCTCAAGTGGTTGATGCGGTTTCAGATGCCGTGCGGGCACTGAAGATACCAGGCCTGAAGCATGTGGCGTCGGAGGGACGATGA
- a CDS encoding cytochrome c peroxidase produces the protein MNKHTSYFSLFVVSFLALSGVGGSGVSQFAHAEAGPGSGTDYKLPQIQGLEDPNTFVPADNPLTAKKVELGRLLFFDKRLSKNDTIACASCHLPGNGFTDGKAVSTGINGLKGGRSAPSSFNRVFSKAQFWDGRAETLEEQSIGPFVSPVEHGFNNHDEMIVKMKKIPGYRKLFQEVFGREIVIEDVGKAIASFQRTKLSGNSALDKFDVGGDEKALSESAKRGLELFRGKARCTRCHSGFNFTDEKFHNLGIGWDTNTVDLGRYMVTKNPEDIGAFKTPTLREIARTAPYMHDGRFKTLEDVVQFYNQGGIKNPHQDNTIIPLELTEQEQQDIVALLKSLNGEGWQQVTAPKTFPK, from the coding sequence ATGAACAAACACACATCGTATTTCTCTTTGTTCGTTGTTTCGTTCCTGGCACTCAGCGGGGTCGGAGGGTCGGGGGTGTCGCAGTTCGCCCACGCTGAAGCCGGACCCGGTTCTGGCACGGATTACAAACTCCCTCAGATCCAAGGCTTGGAGGATCCCAACACCTTTGTACCGGCGGACAACCCTCTGACCGCTAAGAAAGTCGAATTGGGCCGCCTACTGTTTTTCGACAAGCGCCTTTCGAAAAACGACACGATCGCCTGCGCCAGCTGCCACCTGCCAGGCAACGGCTTCACCGACGGCAAAGCCGTTTCGACCGGCATCAACGGATTGAAAGGCGGGCGTAGCGCACCCTCTTCCTTCAACCGGGTATTTAGCAAGGCACAATTCTGGGATGGCCGTGCCGAAACACTTGAGGAGCAATCCATCGGGCCGTTCGTCAGCCCGGTCGAGCATGGGTTCAACAACCATGACGAAATGATCGTAAAGATGAAGAAGATCCCGGGATACCGAAAACTCTTTCAAGAAGTATTCGGCCGCGAGATCGTGATCGAGGATGTGGGTAAGGCCATCGCGAGTTTCCAACGGACCAAACTGTCCGGCAACAGCGCCCTGGATAAGTTCGATGTCGGCGGAGACGAGAAGGCCTTGTCGGAATCGGCGAAGCGCGGATTAGAACTGTTCCGCGGCAAAGCCCGTTGCACTCGCTGCCATTCTGGCTTCAACTTCACGGACGAGAAATTCCATAATCTTGGCATCGGCTGGGACACCAACACCGTGGATCTCGGCCGCTATATGGTCACGAAGAATCCGGAAGACATCGGCGCCTTCAAGACACCGACGCTGCGGGAGATCGCGAGAACAGCCCCCTATATGCACGATGGGCGGTTCAAGACGCTGGAAGACGTGGTGCAGTTTTATAACCAGGGGGGCATCAAGAACCCGCATCAGGACAACACGATCATTCCACTCGAACTGACCGAGCAGGAACAACAGGATATCGTGGCGTTACTGAAATCACTGAACGGCGAAGGCTGGCAGCAGGTCACGGCCCCGAAGACATTCCCGAAGTAA
- a CDS encoding mechanosensitive ion channel, with protein MTVDSSVVLDGLKSLILLVSVILIRTLVVRGISRNQALSMEDKRRWVVTTRNSMVFVILIGFVVIWAHELEAFAVSIVALAAALVLATKELILCLSGAALRVGGKVYGVGDRIQIAGHRGVVLDHDLFATKLLEIGPGQSAHLYTGRVTVFPNSLLFTNALVKENPGQEYGLYTLVVPLRSEGEWQRAEQALLGAAKAECGPFMEEAARQMKLLEQANLLEAPSPEPRITIQLPEPGKIQLVLRFPAPDRGRSRVEQAILRRYLVEMNQS; from the coding sequence ATGACTGTTGATAGTTCCGTCGTCTTGGATGGACTCAAGTCGTTGATTCTGCTGGTGTCGGTCATTCTGATCCGGACGTTGGTCGTGCGGGGGATCTCGCGCAACCAGGCCTTGTCGATGGAGGACAAGCGTCGCTGGGTCGTGACGACCAGAAACTCGATGGTCTTCGTCATCCTGATAGGCTTCGTCGTTATCTGGGCGCATGAGCTCGAGGCCTTCGCCGTCTCGATTGTCGCGTTGGCGGCTGCGTTGGTCTTGGCGACGAAGGAGTTGATTCTCTGTTTGAGCGGAGCGGCGTTACGTGTGGGCGGCAAGGTGTACGGCGTTGGTGACCGCATTCAGATTGCCGGACACCGGGGGGTAGTGCTGGATCACGATCTGTTCGCCACAAAATTGTTGGAGATCGGCCCCGGCCAATCTGCACATTTGTATACCGGCCGCGTGACGGTGTTTCCGAATAGTCTTCTGTTTACGAATGCGCTCGTCAAAGAAAACCCGGGACAGGAATATGGCCTCTATACACTTGTCGTGCCCTTGAGGTCGGAGGGTGAATGGCAGCGAGCTGAGCAGGCGTTGTTGGGTGCGGCGAAGGCCGAGTGTGGGCCGTTTATGGAAGAAGCTGCGCGACAGATGAAACTGCTGGAACAGGCCAATCTCTTGGAAGCTCCCTCGCCGGAGCCCCGTATTACCATTCAGCTCCCCGAGCCGGGGAAGATTCAGTTGGTGCTCCGGTTCCCGGCTCCTGATCGGGGCCGCTCGCGAGTGGAGCAAGCCATTCTTCGCCGATACCTCGTCGAGATGAATCAGTCGTAG
- a CDS encoding HDOD domain-containing protein, translating into MSSSSTSSESALAESLRPRLHSTLQPLLNQASPCLPALEKTCQKILSLAGGLTGADRLAQIISRDPALSCRVLQISNSIAYSPQQVITSIPHAVSWLGLDTVRSIVTASQLVEQLNQWPNQQQIVSGVIARALVAAVHANELGMALEYPSLSQLFSATLLYSIGDLAIASQAQDLYVSYRKIPLTAKTPAARIIEETQLYGVPRLRIAQALGQMWALPPFVVELFSIEGHQSQERWGSSQEMFKGLVIGCSSLIDVMTGPPSPAIMEATKRGLLTGSGLPSHLFGEILARALDRGKQLVHSAGLSFDLWGDPAEPEISCPIPVAPPVEIPAVTAAPQKRGPSAIETNPLETLQLLQTALREAKDINTLLSTLVHALHRDGGFARVALALLNPNNTDHLVGRLLLGVEESAPYIASLSGSLTKEHPHFLQLMKRSDAVWIEDFTVPLGDPINPKFLRTWNPGSAIVAPLRVGTRPIGMLYCDNGPLPRQVQQKDYHAFQLFFGQTTLSINRLAGVL; encoded by the coding sequence ATGTCATCGTCGTCCACATCGTCGGAGTCGGCCCTTGCCGAATCCCTTCGTCCCCGTCTGCACAGTACGTTGCAGCCACTCCTCAACCAGGCTAGCCCTTGCTTACCAGCCCTGGAGAAAACCTGCCAGAAAATTCTCAGTCTGGCCGGAGGACTCACCGGAGCCGATCGCCTCGCTCAGATTATCAGTCGTGATCCGGCCCTGTCCTGCCGGGTCCTGCAAATCTCAAATAGCATTGCCTACAGTCCGCAACAAGTCATTACCTCGATCCCCCACGCCGTCAGTTGGCTCGGGTTGGATACGGTCCGTTCCATCGTCACCGCCTCCCAACTCGTAGAACAGCTCAATCAATGGCCGAATCAGCAACAGATCGTCAGCGGAGTTATCGCTCGGGCCCTCGTCGCAGCCGTGCATGCCAATGAACTGGGCATGGCACTTGAGTATCCATCGTTGAGCCAGCTCTTTAGCGCCACCTTGCTCTATTCCATCGGTGACCTTGCCATCGCCAGTCAAGCTCAGGATCTCTATGTCTCGTACCGCAAAATCCCCCTGACAGCCAAGACGCCCGCGGCGCGCATCATCGAAGAAACGCAACTCTATGGAGTCCCCCGCCTCCGGATTGCGCAAGCTCTCGGGCAGATGTGGGCGCTGCCACCCTTTGTCGTGGAGTTATTTTCAATCGAAGGGCATCAGAGCCAGGAGCGGTGGGGTTCCAGTCAGGAGATGTTCAAGGGCCTCGTCATCGGCTGCTCTTCATTGATCGATGTCATGACTGGTCCCCCCTCCCCAGCCATCATGGAGGCCACCAAGCGGGGGCTCCTCACAGGGAGCGGTCTGCCATCTCACTTGTTCGGCGAAATCCTGGCGCGCGCACTGGATCGGGGCAAGCAATTGGTCCATTCCGCGGGCTTGTCGTTCGATCTCTGGGGAGACCCCGCGGAACCGGAAATCAGCTGCCCGATTCCCGTAGCCCCTCCGGTGGAAATTCCCGCCGTCACGGCGGCGCCACAGAAACGCGGGCCGAGTGCGATTGAGACGAATCCGCTCGAGACGCTGCAATTGCTGCAAACCGCCTTGCGCGAGGCGAAAGATATCAACACGCTCCTGAGCACGCTGGTGCATGCCCTGCACCGGGACGGCGGCTTTGCCCGGGTGGCCCTGGCGTTGCTGAACCCGAACAATACTGATCATCTGGTGGGGCGCTTGCTACTCGGAGTGGAAGAATCGGCTCCCTATATCGCCAGTCTGTCCGGCTCGCTGACGAAGGAGCATCCGCACTTTTTACAGCTCATGAAGCGATCCGATGCCGTGTGGATCGAGGATTTCACCGTCCCTCTCGGGGACCCCATCAATCCCAAATTTCTCCGAACGTGGAACCCCGGATCGGCCATCGTCGCACCCCTCCGAGTCGGAACCCGACCCATCGGCATGCTGTATTGCGACAACGGCCCACTCCCCCGGCAGGTGCAGCAAAAGGACTACCACGCCTTCCAGCTGTTCTTTGGCCAGACGACACTGAGTATCAATCGATTGGCGGGAGTCCTCTAG
- a CDS encoding tetratricopeptide repeat protein, with translation MSLRVSLRVVTLVLAMALASSCEQQTWESAMAAGQRALQKGDYPEAEHIFAAAVKKAESQYGLLDRHVAVALSSEAQAFTAQGKYVEAEPAYLQALKIYQDAHGENHVDVAATLNNLGVLHRMHGQYAEAEPLLMRALAIKERLHGPDHPDVALTLHNLGLVYVSQGVLEKAEPLYRRALAIREKALGETHRDVEKSLGELIGVLQKLHRDADATLLEKRLSAIKQRRS, from the coding sequence ATGAGTCTTCGAGTCTCACTACGCGTTGTCACGCTGGTGCTTGCGATGGCCTTGGCGAGTTCCTGCGAGCAACAAACCTGGGAGTCGGCGATGGCGGCGGGGCAGCGCGCGCTCCAGAAGGGGGATTACCCTGAGGCGGAGCATATCTTTGCCGCGGCCGTGAAAAAAGCCGAGTCTCAGTATGGACTCTTGGATCGGCATGTGGCCGTCGCGCTGTCGAGTGAGGCGCAAGCCTTCACGGCGCAGGGCAAGTATGTGGAAGCGGAACCGGCCTATCTTCAGGCCTTGAAGATTTACCAGGATGCGCATGGAGAGAATCATGTCGATGTGGCGGCGACGTTGAATAACCTCGGCGTCTTGCATCGGATGCACGGACAATATGCGGAGGCGGAACCATTACTCATGCGGGCGCTCGCGATCAAAGAGCGTCTCCATGGTCCGGACCATCCCGATGTCGCCCTTACCCTGCACAACCTGGGACTGGTCTATGTGTCGCAAGGGGTTCTGGAGAAGGCCGAACCGCTCTATCGGCGCGCGTTGGCCATTCGGGAGAAGGCGCTTGGAGAGACACACCGGGATGTGGAAAAGAGCCTGGGCGAGCTCATCGGCGTCTTGCAGAAATTGCATCGCGACGCCGACGCGACGCTGTTGGAGAAACGGCTGTCGGCGATCAAGCAACGGCGGAGTTGA
- a CDS encoding FAD-dependent oxidoreductase codes for MTTQRTHDVIVIGGGSAGYAAARTAREAGADVAIVDQGPLGGLCILRGCMPTKTILRSAEIAAVMRRAPEFGLSPVEVRASLSAIVDRKNRLVREFADYRIQQLRDPAFALYEAPATFLSPYRLQVGSTSLAAKSFIIATGSVPREVAIPGLTDAGCVTSDSLLDRREQPESLIVLGAGPVGLEFAQFFARIGTRVTLVLRASHVLSRLDADVGVALGQALAAEGLRVMTDTQALRVQRDGKKMAVSVLHKGEEEVLVGDLVLNALGRVPNIAGLNLSAAHVTVDAGRVVVDDGMRTSQPHIFAVGDVTNLYDVVHIAIQQGELAGWNACHPSDSPRRFDDRLVAEVIFTEPQVAAVGLTEKSCRARGLSCLTGTYPFADHGKAMCLGSTQGFVKLMADRASGTVLGAEIVGPESGELIHELIAVMYYHGTVQDLLRIPHYHPTLAEIVTYPAESIVEQMRRS; via the coding sequence ATGACAACTCAACGGACACATGACGTGATCGTGATCGGCGGCGGTTCAGCCGGTTATGCGGCGGCACGGACGGCCCGTGAGGCAGGAGCAGACGTGGCGATCGTTGATCAGGGCCCGCTCGGGGGACTCTGCATTCTGCGGGGCTGCATGCCGACGAAGACCATCTTGCGATCGGCTGAGATTGCCGCGGTGATGCGGCGAGCCCCTGAATTCGGCCTATCGCCGGTCGAGGTACGCGCCAGCCTCTCGGCCATTGTCGATCGAAAGAACCGCTTGGTCCGTGAGTTCGCCGACTACCGGATTCAGCAATTGCGCGATCCGGCCTTTGCGCTCTACGAAGCGCCGGCGACTTTTCTTTCACCCTATCGGCTGCAGGTCGGTTCGACGAGTCTGGCCGCGAAATCCTTTATCATTGCCACCGGATCGGTTCCGCGCGAGGTGGCGATTCCGGGTCTGACGGATGCGGGTTGTGTCACCAGCGACAGTCTGCTGGATCGACGGGAGCAGCCGGAATCGCTCATCGTACTGGGGGCCGGACCCGTCGGATTAGAGTTTGCCCAGTTCTTTGCGCGGATCGGCACACGGGTCACCCTCGTGCTGCGGGCATCTCATGTCCTGTCCCGTCTTGATGCCGACGTCGGGGTTGCACTCGGACAGGCACTCGCCGCCGAAGGCCTTCGTGTCATGACCGACACGCAGGCGCTCCGTGTACAGAGAGACGGAAAGAAGATGGCGGTGTCTGTCCTGCACAAAGGGGAGGAAGAGGTCCTGGTTGGCGATCTGGTGCTCAACGCGCTTGGCCGGGTCCCGAACATCGCCGGGCTGAATCTGTCGGCGGCCCACGTGACGGTCGATGCCGGTCGTGTGGTCGTGGATGACGGAATGCGGACATCGCAGCCCCACATCTTTGCCGTCGGGGACGTCACGAATCTCTATGATGTTGTGCACATCGCCATTCAACAGGGGGAGTTGGCGGGGTGGAATGCCTGCCATCCGTCCGATTCTCCCAGACGTTTCGACGATCGGTTAGTGGCGGAAGTCATCTTTACCGAGCCGCAAGTTGCTGCGGTGGGTCTGACGGAGAAATCCTGCCGTGCTCGCGGCCTCTCCTGCCTCACCGGGACCTATCCGTTTGCCGACCATGGAAAGGCCATGTGTCTCGGGAGCACACAAGGGTTTGTGAAATTGATGGCAGACCGCGCAAGCGGGACTGTCCTGGGTGCCGAGATTGTCGGGCCGGAATCCGGGGAGCTGATTCATGAGCTGATTGCGGTGATGTACTATCACGGGACCGTACAGGACCTTCTTCGAATCCCGCACTACCATCCGACGCTGGCCGAGATCGTGACCTATCCGGCCGAATCCATTGTTGAGCAGATGCGACGGTCATGA
- a CDS encoding DUF1653 domain-containing protein, translating to MIQPGRYRHYKGNDYEVVGVAKHSETEEEVVVYRALYGKKGLWVRPLVMFLDTVVVEGRPQPRFQFVAECPIPPKA from the coding sequence ATGATCCAACCAGGCCGCTATCGACACTACAAGGGAAACGACTACGAAGTCGTGGGTGTGGCAAAACACTCCGAAACGGAAGAGGAGGTCGTCGTCTACCGCGCGCTCTATGGGAAAAAGGGGCTCTGGGTGAGACCGCTGGTCATGTTTCTTGACACCGTGGTGGTCGAGGGTCGACCGCAACCCCGTTTCCAATTCGTGGCGGAATGCCCCATTCCACCCAAAGCCTAA
- a CDS encoding CBS domain-containing protein, producing the protein MAVVQAITGIAENYPVKPVTPRAPLVDAVDSQAGEDPRHPAGDRTKLAAQQAYQEQTKQTRPPKPAILARDLMTTPVITLPSDATLVEAWTLMTRRSFRHLPISSVHGTLVGMVSDRDLIRHAPDLVIAGVQSTAAHRRLAEIMSPRVLSAAPTTDIREIARVMMDERVGALPILDANRQPIGIISKQDLLRGLANHGPIELWT; encoded by the coding sequence ATGGCAGTCGTCCAAGCCATCACTGGAATTGCCGAAAACTATCCGGTCAAACCGGTGACGCCCCGAGCTCCGCTGGTCGACGCCGTGGATAGCCAGGCCGGCGAGGATCCCCGCCACCCGGCCGGGGATCGAACGAAGTTGGCGGCGCAGCAGGCCTATCAAGAACAGACCAAGCAGACGCGGCCTCCAAAGCCGGCCATTCTGGCCAGAGACTTGATGACGACCCCGGTCATCACCTTGCCCTCCGACGCCACCCTTGTTGAAGCGTGGACCTTGATGACACGCCGATCCTTCCGCCATCTGCCGATTTCCTCAGTCCATGGCACGCTGGTTGGAATGGTCTCGGACAGGGATCTGATCCGCCACGCTCCCGATCTCGTCATTGCCGGAGTGCAGAGCACCGCGGCCCATCGACGGTTGGCAGAAATCATGAGCCCTCGCGTGCTTTCCGCGGCACCCACGACCGACATTCGGGAAATCGCCCGGGTCATGATGGACGAGCGGGTCGGGGCATTGCCGATCCTCGATGCCAATCGGCAGCCGATCGGCATCATCTCCAAGCAGGACTTGCTCCGCGGTCTGGCCAACCACGGCCCCATCGAACTCTGGACCTAG